A genomic window from Lotus japonicus ecotype B-129 chromosome 1, LjGifu_v1.2 includes:
- the LOC130729988 gene encoding translocase of chloroplast 34 yields the protein MASQVVREWSGINTFAPATQNKLFELLGQLKQENVNSLTILVMGKGGVGKSSTVNSIIGERVVSISPFQSEGPRPVMVSRSRAGFTLNIIDTPGLIEGGYINDMALNLIKRFLLNKTIDVLLYVDRLDAYRVDNLDKLVAKAITDSFGKAIWNRAIVALTHAQFSPPDGLPYEEFFSKRSEALLKVVRSGARIKKDASQASAIPVVLIENSGRCNKNDSDEKVLPNGIAWISNLVQKITEVALNKSESIHVDKNLIEGPNPNQTGKLWIPLLYALQYFFVIKPIEGLIQQDISSESRPSWEMRDAGLRKRDQRDLY from the exons ATGGCGTCCCAAGTTGTCCGTGAGTGGTCAGGAATCAACACATTTGCACCTGCTACCCAGAACAAGTTGTTTGAGCTTTTGGGGCAACTTAAACAAGAG AATGTGAACTCCTTGACTATACTTGTTATGGGGAAAGGTGGTGTTGGCAAGTCTTCAACTGTCAACTCTATCATTGGGGAAAGAGTTGTTTCAATCAGTCCTTTTCAG TCGGAAGGGCCTAGGCCTGTGATGGTATCGCGATCAAGGGCAGGTTTTACATTGAACATCATTGACACTCCTGGTCTCATTGAAGGGGGATATATCAATGATATGGCACTTAATTTGATAAAACG TTTCCTTCTGAACAAGACCATAGATGTTTTGCTTTATGTGGACCGCTTGGATGCATATAGAGTGGACAACTTGGACAAGTTAGTTGCTAAGGCTATAACTGATAGTTTTGGGAAAGCAATATGGAACAGGGCTATAGTTGCACTCACACATGCCCAGTTCTCTCCACCTGATGGATTGCCTTATGAGGAATTCTTCTCAAAAAGATCTGAGGCTCTCTTGAAAGTTGTTAGATCAGGTGCCCGGATTAAGAAAGATGCCTCCCAG GCTTCTGCGATTCCCGTTGTTTTGATCGAGAACAGTGGGAGATGCAACAAAAATGATAGTGATGAAAAG GTTCTTCCAAATGGGATTGCATGGATTTCTAATCTAGTCCAAAAAATCACAGAAGTTGCATTGAACAAAAGTGAGTCTATTCATGTTGATAAGAATTTGATTGAAGGGCCAAATCCAAATCAGACTGGAAAATTATGGATTCCTCTCCTGTATGCATTACAA TATTTCTTTGTGATAAAGCCGATAGAAGGACTGATCCAGCAGGACATTTCAAGTGAGAGTAGGCCTTCATGGGAGATGCGAGATGCAGGTTTACGCAAAAGAGATCAAAGGGATCTCTATTAG
- the LOC130729989 gene encoding myb family transcription factor PHL7-like isoform X1: MYQEKKFSPTTMVPQKSQGGGGGAEQLANVGVLALGGSAAVRSPTPAGGNGKQRLRWTSDLHDRFVDAITQLGGPDRATPKGVLRVMGVPGLTIYHVKSHLQKYRLAKYLPDSLVDDSKEEKRTSGDSTSGVDSSPGLQINDALRMQMEVQKRLHEQLEVQKQLQMRIEAQGKYLQKIIEEQQKLGSTLTVSEMLPLSHDKQNHPQSEPSGSSDALAGTLSPHKRRRIDDGSNDDLAASQDPRETAQKNDCNVGQLDPNLYEDDAGFGYDLERENDEDEESEQ; encoded by the exons ATGTATCAGGAAAAGAAGTTTTCTCCAACAACCATGGTGCCACAGAAATctcaaggtggtggtggtggtgctgagCAGCTTGCTAATGTTGGGGTTTTGGCCTTGGGTGGATCTGCTGCTGTTAGAAGCCCCACACCTGCTGGGGGGAATGGGAAACAACGTTTACGCTGGACTTCGGATCTTCATGACCGCTTTGTGGATGCTATTACTCAGCTTGGTGGACCAGATA GAGCGACACCAAAAGGTGTTCTGAGAGTGATGGGTGTACCTGGACTGACCATTTATCATGTCAAAAGCCATTTACAG AAGTATCGCCTGGCAAAGTACTTACCTGATTCACTAGTTGATG ACTCTAAAGAGGAGAAAAGGACTTCTGGAGACAGCACTTCCGGTGTTGATTCTTCCCC GGGATTGCAAATCAATGATGCTCTAAGAATGCAAATGGAGGTTCAGAAACGTCTCCATGAACAGCTTGAG GTTCAAAAGCAGTTACAAATGAGAATTGAAGCTCAGGGCAAATACTTGCAGAAGATCATAGAGGAACAGCAAAAATTAGGTAGTACCTTGACAGTCTCAGAAATGCTTCCACTGTCACATGATAAGCAAAATCATCCTCAGTCAGAGCCTTCTGGATCCAGTGATGCCCTTGCCGGCACTTTGTCTCCACATAAACGACGGAGAATTGATGATGGTTCAAATGATGACTTAGCTGCTTCCCAAGATCCAAGAGAGACTGCACAGAAGAATGACTGCAATGTCGGTCAATTAGATCCAAACTTGTATGAAGATGATGCAGGGTTTGGATATgatttg
- the LOC130729989 gene encoding myb family transcription factor PHL7-like isoform X2 has product MVPQKSQGGGGGAEQLANVGVLALGGSAAVRSPTPAGGNGKQRLRWTSDLHDRFVDAITQLGGPDRATPKGVLRVMGVPGLTIYHVKSHLQKYRLAKYLPDSLVDDSKEEKRTSGDSTSGVDSSPGLQINDALRMQMEVQKRLHEQLEVQKQLQMRIEAQGKYLQKIIEEQQKLGSTLTVSEMLPLSHDKQNHPQSEPSGSSDALAGTLSPHKRRRIDDGSNDDLAASQDPRETAQKNDCNVGQLDPNLYEDDAGFGYDLERENDEDEESEQ; this is encoded by the exons ATGGTGCCACAGAAATctcaaggtggtggtggtggtgctgagCAGCTTGCTAATGTTGGGGTTTTGGCCTTGGGTGGATCTGCTGCTGTTAGAAGCCCCACACCTGCTGGGGGGAATGGGAAACAACGTTTACGCTGGACTTCGGATCTTCATGACCGCTTTGTGGATGCTATTACTCAGCTTGGTGGACCAGATA GAGCGACACCAAAAGGTGTTCTGAGAGTGATGGGTGTACCTGGACTGACCATTTATCATGTCAAAAGCCATTTACAG AAGTATCGCCTGGCAAAGTACTTACCTGATTCACTAGTTGATG ACTCTAAAGAGGAGAAAAGGACTTCTGGAGACAGCACTTCCGGTGTTGATTCTTCCCC GGGATTGCAAATCAATGATGCTCTAAGAATGCAAATGGAGGTTCAGAAACGTCTCCATGAACAGCTTGAG GTTCAAAAGCAGTTACAAATGAGAATTGAAGCTCAGGGCAAATACTTGCAGAAGATCATAGAGGAACAGCAAAAATTAGGTAGTACCTTGACAGTCTCAGAAATGCTTCCACTGTCACATGATAAGCAAAATCATCCTCAGTCAGAGCCTTCTGGATCCAGTGATGCCCTTGCCGGCACTTTGTCTCCACATAAACGACGGAGAATTGATGATGGTTCAAATGATGACTTAGCTGCTTCCCAAGATCCAAGAGAGACTGCACAGAAGAATGACTGCAATGTCGGTCAATTAGATCCAAACTTGTATGAAGATGATGCAGGGTTTGGATATgatttg
- the LOC130729989 gene encoding myb family transcription factor PHL7-like isoform X3, with protein MLGFWPWVDLLLLEAPHLLGGMGNNVYAGLRIFMTALWMLLLSLVDQIVGATPKGVLRVMGVPGLTIYHVKSHLQKYRLAKYLPDSLVDDSKEEKRTSGDSTSGVDSSPGLQINDALRMQMEVQKRLHEQLEVQKQLQMRIEAQGKYLQKIIEEQQKLGSTLTVSEMLPLSHDKQNHPQSEPSGSSDALAGTLSPHKRRRIDDGSNDDLAASQDPRETAQKNDCNVGQLDPNLYEDDAGFGYDLERENDEDEESEQ; from the exons ATGTTGGGGTTTTGGCCTTGGGTGGATCTGCTGCTGTTAGAAGCCCCACACCTGCTGGGGGGAATGGGAAACAACGTTTACGCTGGACTTCGGATCTTCATGACCGCTTTGTGGATGCTATTACTCAGCTTGGTGGACCAGATAGTGG GAGCGACACCAAAAGGTGTTCTGAGAGTGATGGGTGTACCTGGACTGACCATTTATCATGTCAAAAGCCATTTACAG AAGTATCGCCTGGCAAAGTACTTACCTGATTCACTAGTTGATG ACTCTAAAGAGGAGAAAAGGACTTCTGGAGACAGCACTTCCGGTGTTGATTCTTCCCC GGGATTGCAAATCAATGATGCTCTAAGAATGCAAATGGAGGTTCAGAAACGTCTCCATGAACAGCTTGAG GTTCAAAAGCAGTTACAAATGAGAATTGAAGCTCAGGGCAAATACTTGCAGAAGATCATAGAGGAACAGCAAAAATTAGGTAGTACCTTGACAGTCTCAGAAATGCTTCCACTGTCACATGATAAGCAAAATCATCCTCAGTCAGAGCCTTCTGGATCCAGTGATGCCCTTGCCGGCACTTTGTCTCCACATAAACGACGGAGAATTGATGATGGTTCAAATGATGACTTAGCTGCTTCCCAAGATCCAAGAGAGACTGCACAGAAGAATGACTGCAATGTCGGTCAATTAGATCCAAACTTGTATGAAGATGATGCAGGGTTTGGATATgatttg